In Labilibaculum sp. DW002, one DNA window encodes the following:
- a CDS encoding PAS domain S-box protein, whose translation MAILLSFSMLYEYLWVKKRNSITIWNKLASGIIIGFIAIILMLSSWEYEPGMVFDTRSVVLSISGLFFGAIPTIVAMLVAGIYRFSLGGDGVVMGIAVIVSSGSIGIYWNKTWKYFPKVNQWVKYLLMGFVVHIAMLACSIFLPSDIIWSTLSYLIIPLLTVYPLANLLLGLFMSRQMQNWKNKHALNHSEEKYSRLHENMNDAFVVLDKQGKVVECNNAYREMLGYSNEEILCLTCHDLTPSNWVAVDNKIMEEEVLVYGNSKIYEKECTRKDGSLIPIEVRIHLLKDENGNPDGFWAMVRDISQRKQAELEVENEKSQLKILIETVPEMIWLKNPEGVYLSCNRLFEQFNGLENNELIGKTDFDFYPEELAEFYWQKDLAVLSSSESVRFVSWAVSAKEGKRILTETIKTPMHDADGKLLGVLGVSRDITEIKKTEEELVKAKEKAEESDKLKSIFLANMSHEIRTPMNAIMGFSELLVTPEIDDDEKSQYINIIQSSGNRLLQLIDDIVDVSKLELDQLSINKSESNLYELFTHSINVFKNGSLLSEKVNVNLNLNFEEKYRNLFLSTDVNRFQQILDNLISNAIRFSDSGTIELGFSIKKSAKESFIEVYIKDEGIGIPEDKQELIFERFRQGDEDQFNDGTGLGLSISRGLVERLGGEIRCESELGKGSTFFFTLPFSQTDLAEEIEVNEKISNSSLQEKNILIAEDDYNSFLYLKKLFDGENVNISHAHHGSMILSMIDQWAPDLLILDVDIPGNNSMDYLAEMKSRNLKTKIIAQSPFGKKGEEEKFLNAGCHGYIAMPIEKEAFLGEVKRVLV comes from the coding sequence ATGGCAATATTATTGTCATTCAGTATGTTATATGAATATTTATGGGTTAAGAAAAGGAATTCAATTACAATTTGGAATAAATTGGCTAGTGGTATTATAATCGGTTTTATTGCAATTATATTGATGTTATCCTCTTGGGAGTATGAACCAGGAATGGTATTTGATACAAGATCAGTGGTTCTTTCCATTTCTGGATTATTTTTTGGGGCAATTCCAACCATTGTTGCTATGTTGGTGGCAGGAATTTACAGGTTTTCATTAGGTGGAGATGGTGTTGTAATGGGAATCGCAGTAATTGTTAGTTCTGGAAGTATTGGAATTTACTGGAACAAAACATGGAAATATTTTCCTAAGGTGAATCAATGGGTAAAGTACTTGTTAATGGGGTTTGTTGTTCACATTGCAATGCTTGCTTGTTCTATTTTTCTACCCTCCGATATCATCTGGTCTACCTTATCATATCTGATCATACCATTATTAACTGTTTATCCTCTTGCAAACCTTCTGTTGGGCTTATTTATGAGTCGACAAATGCAAAATTGGAAGAACAAGCACGCCTTAAATCATAGTGAAGAGAAATATTCTCGCTTACATGAGAATATGAATGATGCGTTTGTTGTTCTTGATAAGCAGGGAAAAGTTGTTGAGTGTAACAATGCCTATCGAGAAATGTTAGGTTATTCAAATGAAGAAATTTTATGCTTGACTTGCCATGATTTAACACCATCTAATTGGGTAGCTGTGGATAATAAAATAATGGAAGAGGAGGTTTTGGTTTACGGTAATTCGAAAATTTATGAAAAAGAGTGTACCCGAAAAGATGGCAGTTTAATTCCAATTGAAGTACGAATCCATTTGTTGAAGGACGAAAATGGAAATCCTGATGGTTTTTGGGCAATGGTAAGGGATATCTCCCAAAGAAAACAGGCGGAATTAGAAGTTGAAAATGAAAAATCTCAATTGAAAATATTGATAGAAACTGTACCAGAAATGATATGGTTAAAGAATCCTGAAGGCGTTTATCTTTCGTGTAATCGACTTTTTGAACAGTTTAATGGATTGGAAAATAATGAATTGATCGGAAAGACAGATTTTGATTTTTATCCCGAAGAGCTCGCAGAATTTTATTGGCAAAAGGATTTGGCTGTTCTGTCAAGTTCGGAGAGTGTTCGTTTTGTTAGTTGGGCAGTTTCAGCAAAAGAAGGTAAACGTATATTAACAGAAACGATAAAAACACCAATGCATGATGCTGATGGTAAATTGCTTGGGGTTTTAGGGGTTTCTAGAGATATTACAGAGATAAAAAAGACAGAGGAAGAACTCGTAAAAGCTAAAGAGAAGGCAGAGGAAAGTGATAAATTGAAATCTATATTCTTAGCAAACATGAGTCATGAAATTCGTACTCCTATGAATGCAATAATGGGGTTCTCAGAATTATTAGTAACTCCTGAAATAGACGACGATGAAAAATCTCAATATATTAATATAATACAAAGCTCGGGTAATAGATTACTTCAATTAATCGATGATATTGTGGATGTTTCAAAATTGGAGTTAGATCAATTGTCAATTAATAAATCAGAATCCAATTTGTACGAGTTATTCACACATAGTATTAATGTCTTTAAAAATGGATCCTTACTTTCAGAAAAAGTAAATGTTAATCTAAATCTAAATTTTGAAGAAAAATACCGCAATCTTTTTTTAAGCACAGATGTGAATCGATTCCAACAGATTTTAGATAATTTAATAAGTAATGCCATTCGGTTTTCAGATTCAGGAACCATTGAACTTGGATTTTCCATTAAAAAATCAGCAAAAGAGAGCTTTATTGAAGTTTATATTAAAGACGAAGGGATAGGAATACCTGAAGATAAGCAAGAATTAATATTTGAACGTTTTAGACAAGGAGACGAAGATCAATTTAATGATGGAACAGGACTTGGATTGAGTATCTCTAGAGGTCTTGTGGAACGATTGGGAGGAGAAATAAGATGTGAGTCTGAGCTTGGAAAAGGCAGTACATTCTTTTTTACGCTTCCGTTTTCACAAACGGATTTGGCTGAAGAAATTGAAGTAAACGAAAAGATTTCAAACAGTAGTTTACAGGAGAAGAATATTTTAATAGCTGAAGATGATTACAATTCATTTTTGTATTTGAAAAAGTTATTCGATGGTGAAAATGTAAATATTTCGCATGCTCATCATGGTAGTATGATTTTAAGTATGATCGATCAGTGGGCGCCCGATTTATTAATTCTTGATGTGGACATTCCTGGTAATAATTCTATGGATTATTTGGCTGAAATGAAGAGTCGAAATCTAAAAACCAAAATAATAGCTCAATCTCCATTTGGAAAAAAAGGAGAAGAAGAGAAGTTTCTTAATGCAGGTTGTCACGGTTACATTGCAATGCCAATAGAAAAAGAGGCATTCTTAGGCGAAGTGAAGAGAGTATTAGTTTAG
- a CDS encoding cyclic 2,3-diphosphoglycerate synthase: MTKRKVIIIGAAGRDFHNFNTYFRNNQDYKVIAFTAAQIPDIDGRKYPAELAGGLYPDGISIYAEEELTELIKMHEIDDCVFSYSDVSYQKVMNMSAIVNAAGANFKLLGPEDTMIRSHKPVIAVVATRTGCGKSQTSRKVIEELMERGLRVIAIRHPMPYGDLVAQKVQRFATVEDLKKHKCTIEEMEEYEPHVSRGNIIYAGVDYEAIVRAAENDPAGCDVILWDGGNNDFSFYKPDLTITVADPHRPGAELSYYPGEVNLRMADVVIINKMDSASPEGIQTVRESIAKVNDHAVVVDGASPILVDKPEIIKGKRVLIVEDGPTLTHGEMKIGAGTVAARKFGAIDEVDARPYLVGKLKETFEIYPNIGSILPAMGYSDQQLKDLEATINASDCDSVIIGTPIDLNRILKINKPTTRVYYDLEEIGYPKLSHIINQFIKKHHLTEEMA; this comes from the coding sequence ATGACTAAAAGGAAGGTAATTATCATTGGTGCAGCAGGTCGTGATTTTCACAACTTCAACACCTATTTCAGAAACAATCAGGATTATAAGGTTATAGCTTTTACAGCTGCTCAAATTCCCGACATTGATGGACGTAAGTATCCTGCGGAACTTGCAGGAGGACTTTATCCGGATGGTATTTCAATTTATGCGGAGGAGGAATTAACTGAACTGATTAAAATGCACGAAATTGATGATTGTGTTTTTTCATATTCAGATGTATCGTATCAGAAAGTGATGAATATGAGTGCTATTGTTAATGCTGCAGGTGCCAATTTTAAACTATTGGGGCCAGAAGATACCATGATTCGAAGCCATAAGCCTGTAATTGCAGTGGTAGCAACCCGAACAGGGTGTGGAAAATCTCAAACATCACGTAAGGTAATCGAGGAATTAATGGAAAGAGGGTTGCGAGTTATTGCGATTCGTCACCCTATGCCTTATGGCGATCTGGTTGCACAAAAAGTACAACGTTTTGCAACAGTAGAAGATTTAAAGAAGCATAAATGCACCATTGAAGAAATGGAAGAGTATGAACCACATGTGAGTCGTGGGAATATCATATATGCAGGAGTTGACTATGAGGCTATCGTTCGAGCAGCTGAAAATGATCCGGCAGGTTGCGATGTTATTCTTTGGGATGGTGGAAATAATGATTTCTCATTCTACAAGCCTGATTTAACTATTACAGTAGCAGATCCACACAGACCAGGAGCTGAGTTGTCGTATTATCCAGGTGAGGTGAATTTACGTATGGCCGATGTTGTTATTATCAACAAGATGGATTCTGCATCACCTGAGGGAATTCAAACTGTACGTGAAAGTATAGCTAAAGTAAATGATCATGCAGTTGTTGTAGATGGCGCTTCTCCAATATTAGTTGATAAACCTGAAATTATTAAGGGAAAGCGTGTTTTAATTGTAGAAGATGGGCCAACTTTAACCCATGGTGAAATGAAAATAGGAGCAGGAACTGTAGCAGCTCGAAAATTTGGTGCTATTGATGAGGTTGATGCTCGTCCATATTTGGTAGGAAAATTAAAAGAGACCTTCGAGATTTATCCAAATATTGGAAGTATTCTTCCAGCTATGGGATATTCCGATCAGCAATTGAAAGATTTGGAAGCAACGATTAATGCTTCTGATTGTGATTCTGTTATTATTGGAACGCCAATCGATTTGAATCGAATTTTAAAGATCAATAAGCCAACAACTCGTGTTTATTATGATTTGGAAGAAATAGGCTATCCAAAATTATCTCATATTATCAATCAGTTTATAAAAAAGCATCATCTTACTGAAGAGATGGCTTAA
- a CDS encoding ACP phosphodiesterase, producing the protein MNFLAHQYLSGESEKIKLGNFIGDYIKGRKYQNYHSEVQKGILLHRNIDHFTDHHPITLNSSKRLKKGYRRYSGVVVDMIYDHFLAKNWNSYHSETISSFVNLSHEVLIRNYLTLPNRVKLFLPFMIQSRRMESYASLDGLQTALQIMAKHTSLPNESDYAIETLTNEYDEFENEFNLFMKDLIEYVRNEHLINVATPYGWHLNEGK; encoded by the coding sequence ATGAACTTTTTAGCACATCAATATCTTTCTGGAGAGTCGGAGAAAATAAAGTTGGGGAATTTTATTGGAGACTATATAAAAGGTCGTAAGTACCAAAACTACCACTCGGAAGTTCAAAAAGGTATTTTACTTCATCGAAACATAGATCATTTCACAGATCATCATCCAATAACATTAAATAGCTCAAAAAGGCTTAAAAAAGGGTACAGGAGATATTCTGGAGTTGTTGTTGATATGATTTATGATCATTTCTTGGCAAAAAACTGGAATTCTTACCACAGCGAAACAATTTCGAGTTTTGTTAATTTATCTCATGAAGTGTTAATCAGAAATTACTTAACACTCCCTAATCGAGTAAAACTTTTTCTACCATTCATGATTCAGAGCAGAAGAATGGAAAGTTATGCAAGTCTTGATGGATTGCAAACCGCATTGCAAATAATGGCCAAACACACAAGCCTTCCAAACGAATCGGATTACGCAATTGAAACGCTAACAAATGAATATGATGAATTTGAAAACGAATTTAATCTCTTCATGAAGGATTTAATTGAATACGTTCGTAACGAACACTTAATTAACGTAGCAACTCCATACGGTTGGCATCTAAACGAAGGAAAATAA
- the rodA gene encoding rod shape-determining protein RodA, protein MTRRVSLIKNLDWWTIFMYVLLVFLGWINIYAAVYNEDHQSIFDATQRYGKQLIWIGAAFFLAIVILIIEGKFFSAFAYPTYLTMIFLLIAVLLFGREVNGARSWFQLGPVRFQPAEFAKFATCLAISRYISQFNFKIHKFKSLVISGIILFTPAVLIIFQNDAGSALVYTVFILVLYREGLSGIVLFLGFLAIVLFVFTLVMAKLYVLLFMIAGSFLCLKFMGVSWRNVLFGLATISIGYGLVWGISYLFKMELSAYIILLMSIVLNTIPFLYYIYKNRLKNAIWVFAIAIGSIFYTFSVSYIFDNILEAHQRTRINELLGVESDPYGAGYNVAQSKIAIGSGGFAGKGFLNGTQTKFKFVPEQSTDFIFCTVGEEWGFIGSSVVLFLLLLLIIRLLFLAERQRSPFSRIYGYGVACILFFHLAINVGMTIGLAPVIGIPLPFFSYGGSSLWSFTILLFIFLRLDANRMELLR, encoded by the coding sequence ATGACCAGAAGAGTAAGCTTAATAAAGAATTTAGATTGGTGGACAATATTCATGTATGTTCTGCTGGTTTTTTTAGGGTGGATAAATATATATGCAGCAGTTTACAACGAAGATCATCAGAGTATTTTCGATGCTACTCAACGCTACGGTAAGCAATTGATATGGATTGGAGCTGCATTTTTTTTGGCCATTGTTATTCTGATTATTGAAGGAAAGTTTTTTTCAGCTTTTGCTTATCCTACTTATCTCACCATGATTTTTCTCTTAATTGCCGTTTTACTATTTGGTAGAGAGGTAAATGGTGCTCGATCTTGGTTTCAACTAGGGCCAGTTCGCTTTCAGCCTGCTGAATTCGCAAAGTTTGCAACCTGTTTAGCTATATCTCGTTACATAAGTCAGTTTAATTTCAAAATTCACAAGTTTAAATCGCTTGTGATTTCGGGCATCATATTATTTACGCCAGCAGTTTTAATTATATTTCAAAATGATGCTGGATCTGCTCTGGTTTATACCGTTTTCATACTAGTTTTATACCGAGAAGGTTTATCTGGAATTGTTTTATTTCTTGGGTTTTTAGCCATTGTTTTGTTTGTTTTTACACTAGTAATGGCTAAGTTGTATGTGCTACTTTTCATGATTGCCGGCTCTTTTTTATGCCTAAAATTTATGGGGGTAAGTTGGAGAAATGTTCTTTTTGGCTTGGCTACAATATCTATTGGTTATGGACTTGTATGGGGGATTTCCTACTTGTTTAAAATGGAATTATCAGCCTATATTATTTTGTTAATGTCTATCGTTTTAAATACAATTCCATTTTTATACTACATCTATAAAAATCGCCTTAAGAATGCAATTTGGGTTTTTGCAATTGCAATTGGAAGTATCTTTTATACTTTCTCTGTAAGCTATATTTTTGATAATATTTTGGAGGCTCATCAGAGAACACGAATAAATGAATTGTTGGGTGTCGAATCGGATCCTTATGGAGCAGGATATAATGTAGCTCAATCAAAAATAGCGATTGGTTCTGGTGGTTTTGCGGGGAAAGGATTCTTGAATGGTACGCAAACAAAATTTAAATTCGTACCTGAGCAAAGTACAGATTTTATTTTCTGTACGGTAGGTGAGGAATGGGGATTTATAGGCTCTAGTGTAGTTTTATTTCTTCTGCTCTTGTTAATAATTAGACTTTTGTTTTTAGCAGAACGACAGCGATCACCCTTTAGTAGAATTTACGGATATGGTGTTGCCTGTATTTTATTTTTCCATCTGGCTATAAATGTTGGTATGACCATTGGCTTAGCGCCTGTAATTGGAATTCCATTGCCATTCTTTAGTTATGGAGGATCTTCTTTATGGTCTTTTACAATTTTGTTGTTTATTTTCCTTCGTTTAGATGCCAACCGTATGGAGTTGCTACGTTAA
- the mrdA gene encoding penicillin-binding protein 2 — protein sequence MNNFSNRKYIIGGIFILVVLIFIIRLFNLQISDDTYKQSAENNSQRHVTQYPARGLIYDRNGKLIVYNQAAYDLMLIPRQLSDFDTLDFCSLLDIEKKDLIKKIEKAKNYSSRKASIFLKQLSSERYAVLQEKLYKFPGFFVQTRTLRKYPMKNAAHALGYLGEVNNQEIKRDKYFRQGDYIGKSGIEGTFERDLRGEKGVKINWVDVYNRSQGSYKGGKFDKKPVSGKNIYTTLDIDLQEYGEQLMQNKKGGIVAIEPASGEILAKISSPTYDPSMFVGRAMNKNYRSLVQNDSLKPLYDRAMQASYPPGSIFKLVNALIGLQEKVISPSTKFECYSGYHIGNFTMGCHAHKSPLDLRNSIMHSCNAYYANVFRYILESPKFGSVQKGYEAWRKHVTSFGLGSVLGTDLPYERSGDVPTNKTYQEKYKRKNWRALNVISLSIGQGELMITPMQMANMVAAIANRGYYYVPHIVKSVGNDGAIDEKYLEKKHTSIDSVNFDPVIEGMDLVVHGGEGSTGRSSAIKDIRVCGKTGTVQNPHGDDHSVYVAFAPKDDPKIAIVVYVENGVWGARYGAPISGLMIEKYLKGEISENKKYLEKRMLEADLISAKKPKKNTAN from the coding sequence ATGAATAATTTTTCAAACCGAAAGTATATTATTGGGGGAATATTCATTCTTGTAGTTCTCATCTTTATTATTCGTCTGTTTAATCTTCAAATATCAGATGATACTTACAAACAATCAGCCGAAAACAATTCTCAAAGGCATGTTACCCAATATCCTGCTCGCGGATTGATCTATGATCGAAATGGCAAATTAATAGTTTACAATCAAGCTGCTTACGATTTGATGTTAATTCCTCGTCAATTAAGTGATTTTGACACTCTAGATTTTTGTTCTTTATTGGATATTGAAAAGAAAGATTTAATTAAAAAAATAGAGAAAGCTAAAAACTATTCTAGCCGGAAAGCTTCTATTTTCTTAAAGCAATTGTCTTCGGAACGATATGCCGTTCTTCAAGAGAAATTATACAAGTTCCCTGGTTTTTTCGTTCAGACAAGAACTTTACGAAAATATCCAATGAAAAATGCAGCTCATGCATTAGGTTATCTTGGAGAAGTAAATAATCAAGAAATTAAAAGAGATAAATATTTTCGCCAAGGAGATTACATTGGGAAAAGTGGAATTGAGGGAACATTTGAAAGAGATCTTAGAGGAGAAAAAGGCGTAAAAATTAATTGGGTTGATGTTTACAACCGTTCTCAAGGTTCGTATAAAGGAGGAAAGTTTGACAAGAAGCCTGTTTCTGGAAAAAATATTTACACAACTTTAGATATTGATTTGCAAGAATATGGTGAGCAATTAATGCAAAATAAAAAAGGTGGAATTGTTGCAATTGAACCTGCTAGCGGAGAAATTTTAGCAAAAATATCAAGTCCGACCTACGATCCTAGTATGTTTGTTGGTAGAGCCATGAATAAGAATTACAGAAGCTTGGTTCAAAACGATTCATTAAAGCCTCTATACGATAGGGCAATGCAGGCAAGTTATCCTCCAGGTTCAATTTTTAAGCTTGTAAATGCCTTAATAGGCTTGCAAGAAAAAGTGATTAGTCCATCTACAAAATTCGAATGCTATAGTGGTTATCACATTGGAAATTTTACAATGGGCTGTCATGCTCACAAATCACCATTAGATCTTCGTAATTCCATTATGCATTCGTGTAATGCCTACTATGCAAATGTGTTTAGATATATATTAGAGAGTCCAAAGTTTGGTTCCGTTCAGAAAGGTTATGAAGCTTGGAGAAAACATGTAACCTCATTTGGTTTAGGAAGTGTTTTGGGTACAGATTTGCCCTATGAAAGATCGGGTGATGTTCCTACCAACAAGACTTATCAAGAAAAATACAAAAGAAAAAATTGGCGTGCTTTAAATGTAATTTCTTTGTCTATTGGGCAAGGGGAATTGATGATAACACCAATGCAAATGGCGAATATGGTTGCAGCAATAGCCAATCGCGGCTATTATTACGTTCCCCATATCGTAAAATCAGTTGGTAATGATGGAGCCATAGATGAAAAGTATTTAGAAAAGAAGCATACTAGTATCGATTCAGTAAATTTTGATCCTGTAATTGAAGGTATGGATTTGGTTGTTCATGGTGGAGAAGGTAGTACCGGTCGTTCTTCAGCAATAAAAGATATTCGCGTATGTGGAAAAACGGGAACCGTACAAAATCCTCATGGAGATGATCACTCTGTATATGTAGCATTTGCTCCTAAAGACGATCCAAAGATTGCCATTGTTGTTTATGTTGAGAATGGTGTATGGGGTGCCAGATACGGAGCACCTATTTCAGGTTTAATGATTGAAAAATATCTTAAAGGTGAAATCTCCGAGAATAAAAAATACCTTGAGAAACGAATGTTGGAAGCTGATTTAATCAGTGCAAAGAAACCCAAGAAAAATACTGCAAACTAG
- the mreD gene encoding rod shape-determining protein MreD encodes MNQILKNTLRFVILVFIQVAILNNIQISGFINPYVYVLFILLLPFETPNWVLLVLSFFLGLSVDIFSNTLGMHASASVFMAYLRPYVLNYLSVRDGYEQGTRPGVFHYGFAWFFKYCIALVLAHHSFLFFIEVFSFSNLSETIIRIIFSAFFTLTLLVTSQFLMFKK; translated from the coding sequence ATGAATCAAATCTTAAAAAATACATTACGATTTGTGATACTTGTCTTTATTCAAGTAGCTATTTTAAACAATATTCAAATAAGTGGTTTTATTAACCCTTATGTATATGTTCTTTTTATTCTTTTGCTACCTTTCGAAACACCGAACTGGGTTTTGTTGGTGCTGTCTTTTTTCTTAGGCTTAAGCGTCGATATTTTTTCGAATACATTAGGAATGCATGCATCTGCAAGTGTTTTTATGGCTTACTTACGTCCTTATGTCTTAAACTATTTATCGGTAAGGGATGGATACGAACAGGGAACTAGACCTGGCGTTTTTCATTATGGATTTGCTTGGTTCTTTAAATATTGCATTGCATTGGTTTTAGCACATCATAGTTTTTTGTTTTTTATTGAGGTATTTTCTTTCTCGAATTTAAGTGAAACTATTATTAGAATCATTTTTAGTGCCTTTTTTACCTTAACTTTATTGGTGACATCTCAGTTCTTAATGTTCAAGAAATAG
- the mreC gene encoding rod shape-determining protein MreC, with product MKNLLHFIVRFHFTILFVVIEIFCLLLLVSYNNYQKTEFLNSSNVVTGSIYDRVSSTTDYLALAETNEQLNRENTKLKNILAESFKVSVDSSHLYNDSLYQQQYIYRTAKIINNSVNKQLNYITLNKGKIHGIKPEMAVVTDNGVVGVINSVSDNFSTAISLLNSRIRVSAKIKKNNYFGSLTWDGKNYKTARLYEIPFHVQIQVGDTIVTSGYSSIFPEGILLGTVQKVLPESGGNFHDVVIDLSNDFKGISYVKVIGDLMKTERIQLEKGEVK from the coding sequence ATGAAGAATTTATTACATTTCATCGTAAGATTTCATTTTACGATCTTGTTTGTTGTAATTGAAATTTTTTGCTTGTTATTGTTGGTTAGCTACAATAATTATCAAAAAACAGAATTCCTGAACTCCAGTAATGTTGTTACTGGGTCCATTTATGATCGGGTTTCTTCTACAACCGATTATTTGGCTTTGGCCGAAACCAATGAACAATTAAATAGAGAAAATACAAAATTGAAAAATATTTTGGCTGAATCGTTTAAGGTTTCAGTCGATTCTTCACATCTCTATAATGATTCACTGTATCAGCAACAGTACATCTATCGTACAGCTAAAATCATCAATAACTCCGTTAATAAGCAGCTAAATTACATTACGCTTAACAAAGGGAAAATACATGGTATTAAGCCCGAAATGGCTGTTGTTACCGATAATGGAGTTGTAGGGGTAATCAATAGTGTTTCTGACAATTTTTCAACAGCAATTTCTTTGTTAAACAGTCGAATTAGAGTATCAGCTAAAATTAAGAAGAACAATTATTTTGGTTCTCTTACCTGGGATGGTAAAAACTATAAAACGGCTCGCCTATATGAAATTCCATTTCACGTGCAAATTCAGGTAGGTGATACCATTGTAACAAGTGGTTATTCGTCTATTTTTCCTGAAGGGATATTGTTGGGAACAGTTCAAAAGGTTTTACCCGAATCTGGCGGAAATTTTCATGATGTAGTTATTGATCTTTCCAATGATTTTAAAGGAATATCTTACGTTAAAGTGATTGGTGACTTGATGAAAACAGAACGTATTCAATTGGAGAAAGGAGAAGTCAAATGA
- a CDS encoding rod shape-determining protein: MGFFSFMTQEIAIDLGTANTIIICDDKIVVDEPSIVALDRRTEKMVAIGEKARQMQGKTHDNLRTIRPLRDGVIADFNAAEQMIRGMIKMINKKPRLFPPSLRMVICIPSGSTEVEMRAVRDSSEHAGGRDVYMIYEPMAAAIGIGIDVEAPEGNMVVDIGGGTTEIAVISLGGIVTNKSIRIAGDDLTADIQEYMRHQHNIKIGERTAEDIKIHVGSALSELEEPPTDFRVQGPNQMTALPIEIPVSYQEIAHCLEKSISKIEIAILSALEQTPPELYADIVNRGIYLAGGGALLRGLDKRLMNKLNIPFHIAEDPLRAVARGTGVALKNVNNFSFLMR; the protein is encoded by the coding sequence ATGGGATTTTTTTCATTCATGACACAGGAAATTGCCATCGACCTGGGAACGGCAAACACAATCATCATTTGCGATGATAAGATTGTGGTTGACGAGCCTTCGATTGTGGCATTAGACCGACGCACCGAGAAGATGGTAGCTATTGGCGAGAAAGCACGCCAAATGCAAGGTAAAACTCACGATAATCTTCGTACAATCCGTCCGCTACGCGATGGTGTAATTGCAGACTTTAATGCTGCCGAACAAATGATTCGTGGGATGATCAAAATGATCAACAAAAAACCACGTCTGTTTCCTCCTTCGTTAAGAATGGTAATATGTATTCCATCGGGTAGTACCGAGGTTGAAATGCGTGCCGTTCGTGACTCATCGGAACATGCCGGAGGTAGAGATGTTTACATGATTTATGAGCCAATGGCTGCTGCTATTGGTATTGGAATCGATGTTGAAGCCCCTGAAGGAAACATGGTCGTGGATATAGGAGGTGGTACAACTGAAATTGCGGTTATCTCACTTGGAGGTATTGTTACGAATAAATCTATTCGTATTGCTGGTGATGATTTAACTGCTGATATTCAAGAATACATGCGTCATCAACACAATATCAAAATTGGTGAGCGTACAGCTGAAGATATCAAGATTCATGTTGGGTCTGCACTTTCTGAATTAGAAGAACCACCAACTGATTTCCGTGTTCAAGGACCAAATCAGATGACAGCTCTTCCAATTGAGATTCCTGTTTCATATCAGGAGATTGCACATTGTCTGGAAAAATCGATCTCTAAAATTGAGATTGCAATTCTAAGCGCATTGGAGCAAACACCTCCTGAATTGTACGCAGATATTGTAAACCGTGGAATTTACCTAGCTGGTGGTGGTGCGCTACTTCGTGGCCTAGATAAGCGTTTGATGAACAAACTAAATATTCCATTCCATATTGCTGAAGATCCTTTGAGAGCTGTTGCAAGAGGAACAGGTGTTGCTCTTAAAAATGTGAATAATTTCTCATTCCTAATGAGATAA